The nucleotide window CGACGTGCGGGTGATTTGGGATTTGTCATTTGCCGACCAGAATTCGTTCGTGATAGATACCAACGGGGACGGTATCGCCGACGCGAAGGCGCTTCAGCTCGTCGATAACGGCGCGTGCTCGCCGCAGCAGTGTGCGTCGACATCCATAACCGAATGGTTCAGCATGGGGGCGCTCGTGGATTCGCCTTTCGATGTTCTCACCGACAACCGCGGCATGGCCTTCGTGCTCCTTCTGATAGGCGACGCGGTAATCGACCCCGCGACGCTTTCCGCGTCCACAGACAGCGGCGCTATAGATATAGTGACCTTCTCGGTGAACGCTGACCTCGGGGAGTAGATGTTATTCCGGCAAGGAGGATGGATACAGATGATGCTTAACAGGATGTTCAAACGCAAATCCGTAAAGGTAATCTCCATACTGACGTTTCTCGGGCTCATGGTTTTGTCGCAGCACGCCTGCGTCGACAGCCTCGACAGCGGCGACGAGTCCGAAAACCCGGTAAACACGTTCATCATGAACATGAGCGCGAACCCGAACACCGTATTCGGGAACGCCTCCGAGGAATCCTTCATACAGGTGGATACGCTCCTCGTTCCGGACGGCTCGGAAATAGATTACGAGATAACCTTTTCGAGTAGCGGCCTCCCTCCGGCGCTAAGGGGATGCCTCTTCGACAGCAGCGGCACTGTAATAAACAACGAGGCCTTCGTTAATTATCTCTCGGGCGTCCTCGTCGGCATAAACGAAACGGCCTCTATAAATATCTCGGCTACCGTCAGGCTCGCCGACGGCCGGAGCGAGAGCGATTTCACGACGCTTACGCTCGATGGCGTCGGCCTCGTAGCGGCGACGCCCGGGCCCGACACCGACCCGATAATCGTGCCCCATCCGTCTACGACCCCGGCGCCTACGAACATCGCCGTCCCGCTCACCTTCCAGTCCGTGGGTTTAGAGCCCGGAACACTCGTCGAGATATCGCTCAGCAATCCCGACATCGGCTCACTTAACGGCGGCGGCGACCCCGAGATCGGCGACGCTATCTACGTCGCCCCGATACTCGGCAACGTAAACTCTGGCCAGTTCTTCGTCCAGTATAACGCCTTCGTCGGACAGGCCGGCACACAGATTATACTTGCCAGGACCCAGATTCAGATTCCGCCGGAATTCATAACCCTCTGTCCCCTCATAGCTGAGGAAGACGGACTTATCGAAGTTGTGGTCATTATAACCCAGGAAGTCGCCGCACCGCCCACGCCGGGGCCGACCCCCGGGCCTGACGACGGCGGCGGCGACGGCAGCTCCGGACCTACGATACCGCCGGATGTTATAGAATAGAAAAACTTCGGAGCCTGTCCCCGCGTGGGGCAGGCCCTCTCCGGGGCCGGACGCACGAAGCCCGCGCCCGACTCCGGAGACTCTTTTACCGCCCCCGCCAGGCCGTAGGCTTAACGGAGCGTATGAGATCGATATGGATGTCATATAAGGATTGGGGGAGTAAGTCCGGCTTGACTTACCGTCTGCATGTTGTTTACCTTTATATGTTGGTTGGCTTCGGGGAGTGTTTTTTACCGGCAATAATACAATTCAGGAAGGATAATCATGGAGAGACAGTTCAAGATAATTGTTGAAAAGCATCCGGATGTCTATGTGGCATATCCGATCGGCTTGAAGGGAGTTGTCGTCGGTGAGGGCGATACGTATGAGGATGCTTTGACGGACGTGAAATCCGCTATCCGGTTCCACATAGAAACCTTCGGTGAGGATGTTTTAACTGACGAATCACCTGTTTTAGAAGTGTTTTTAGCCGAGGCCGGGGTAGGTCTTTAAATATATCGCCGTCTCAATATCCCAAATAAGTTCCATTTTATTGAGCTTTGTGTTCCGTTTTCTGAATTCTCGTAGAAATTGCTTGACATTCCTTTGGTTCCAATTTAATGGAATATCTCATGACTAAATTTCCTGTCGATGCGCCGAAGGCGAGGGTAATAAAAACGCTGGAGCTTCTCGGTTTCCTTCTTATTCGGGAGCGAGAGCACATAGCAATGCTGAGGGAAAATCCTGACGGGACACGGACGCCTCTGACAATACCTAATCATGCGAGAATCAAAGGCTCGACTCCAAGAAGTGTTTGCACACAGGCTGGAATATCGAGGGACGAATTCCTCAAAGCGTATGAGCAAGTGTGATAGGGTATTTCTTGCACATTCCGTTTGACTTAACCCTGCCCTCTTTTTACCATTTATAAATGGGGGGTATGCCGTCTCGGTTTGCGGGCGTGCATATAATTTTGAGGGGGTCACAAATGTCAGTCCGGGAATCGGATCTCGATAAGAAAAAAATGGCAAGGGAGCGCTGGGAAAGGGATTATGCCCGCGCTCATAAGCGCGACGCCGACTTCACCACGATATCCGGCATGGACTTGCCGCCTCTCGCAGACTCGGGCGACCTCGCGGGTTTCGACCCCGAATCCGAAATAGGCTACCCCGGCCGGTTCCCCTACACCCGCGGCATACACAGCACTATGTACAGGAGCCGACTCTGGACTATGCGCCAGTTCGCAGGCTTCGGCACACCGGAAGACACTAACAGAAGATTCAAATACCTCCTCGGCCACGGCCAGACCGGCCTCAGCACGGCCTTCGACATGCCCACCCTAATGGGCTACGACTGCGACAGCCCCATGGCGCGCGGCGAGGTCGGGAGGGAAGGGGTCTCGGTCTCGTCCCTTGAAGACATGGAAACACTTTTCGACGGAATAAACCTCGATCAGGTAACGACGTCCATGACCGTCAACTGCAGCGCGAGCATAATTTTCGCCATGTACCTCGTCATGGCCGAAAAGAAAGGCGTAAGCCGGGACAGGCTCCGCGGCACACTCCAGAACGACATGCTGAAGGAATTCATAGCCCAGCGCGAATGGATATCCCCGCCCGGCCCGTCGGTCAAGATCGTCATCGACGTAATCGAATTCTGCGCGCGCCGCGTCAAGGGCTGGCACCCGGTCTCTATCTCCGGCTACCACATCCGTGAGGCGGGCTCCACCGCAGTACAGGAGCTGGCGTTCACCATCGCCGACGGCATAGGCTACGTCGAGGAAAGCATAAAGCGGGGCCTCGACGTAGATGATTTCGCCCCGCGTCTCTCCTTCTTCTTTAACGTCCACAACGACTTCCTCGAAGAGGTCGCCAAGTTCAGGGCGGCCCGCCGCATGTGGGCGAAGATCATGCGTGACAGGTTCGGAGCGAGAGACCCGAAGTCTCTCACGCTCAAAACCCACGCCCAGACGGCAGGCGCGAGCCTCACGGCGCAGCAGCCTGTAAACAACGTCGCCCGAGTTACAATACAGGCCCTCGCTGCGGTCCTCGGAGGCACCCAGTCCCTCCACACGAACTCCATGGACGAGACGCTCGCCCTCCCGACGGAAGAGGCCGCCACGGTCGCGCTCAGGACGCAGCAGATAATCGCCGAGGAAAGCGGAGTCGCTAATACGATAGACCCCTTCGGCGGAAGCTACCTCATGGAATCCCTCACGAGCCGCATCGAAAAGGAGGCCTTCGACTACATAGACAAGATCGACCGCATGGGCGGCATAATAGCGGCGATAGAAGAGGGTTATCCCCAAAAGGAAATAGCCGACGCCGCCTACAAGTACCAGCGCGAGCTCGACACCGGAATAAAAACCATAGTCGGCGTCAACAGGTACGTCCACGAGGACGAGGAAGTTCCGATTCCGCTCCTCAAAATAGAGGACGAGGTCGAAGAGGCCCAGAGACAAAAACTAACTGTCCTCAAGCGCCGAC belongs to Thermodesulfobacteriota bacterium and includes:
- a CDS encoding type II toxin-antitoxin system HicB family antitoxin → MERQFKIIVEKHPDVYVAYPIGLKGVVVGEGDTYEDALTDVKSAIRFHIETFGEDVLTDESPVLEVFLAEAGVGL
- a CDS encoding type II toxin-antitoxin system HicA family toxin; the protein is MTKFPVDAPKARVIKTLELLGFLLIREREHIAMLRENPDGTRTPLTIPNHARIKGSTPRSVCTQAGISRDEFLKAYEQV
- a CDS encoding methylmalonyl-CoA mutase family protein codes for the protein MARERWERDYARAHKRDADFTTISGMDLPPLADSGDLAGFDPESEIGYPGRFPYTRGIHSTMYRSRLWTMRQFAGFGTPEDTNRRFKYLLGHGQTGLSTAFDMPTLMGYDCDSPMARGEVGREGVSVSSLEDMETLFDGINLDQVTTSMTVNCSASIIFAMYLVMAEKKGVSRDRLRGTLQNDMLKEFIAQREWISPPGPSVKIVIDVIEFCARRVKGWHPVSISGYHIREAGSTAVQELAFTIADGIGYVEESIKRGLDVDDFAPRLSFFFNVHNDFLEEVAKFRAARRMWAKIMRDRFGARDPKSLTLKTHAQTAGASLTAQQPVNNVARVTIQALAAVLGGTQSLHTNSMDETLALPTEEAATVALRTQQIIAEESGVANTIDPFGGSYLMESLTSRIEKEAFDYIDKIDRMGGIIAAIEEGYPQKEIADAAYKYQRELDTGIKTIVGVNRYVHEDEEVPIPLLKIEDEVEEAQRQKLTVLKRRRDNKAVKARLEDILLAARRGDNLMPFIIDAVRDHATLGEISDIFREAYGVYRDPGYF